One stretch of Callospermophilus lateralis isolate mCalLat2 chromosome 11, mCalLat2.hap1, whole genome shotgun sequence DNA includes these proteins:
- the Klhl10 gene encoding kelch-like protein 10: protein MEMESTAASTRFHQPHMERKMSAMTCEIFNELRLEGKLCDVVIKVNGFEFNAHKNILCSCSSYFRALFTSGWNNTEKKVYNIPGISPDMMKLIIEYAYTRTVPITPDNVEKLLAAADQFNIMGIVRGCCEFLKSELCLDNCIGICKFTDYYYCPELRQKAYMFILHNFEEMVKVSAEFLELSVTELKDIIEKDELNVKQEDAVFEAILKWISHDPQNRKQHISVLLPKVRLALMHAEYFMNNVKMNDYVKDSEECKPVIINALKAMYDLNMNGPSNSDFTNPLTRPRLPYAILFAIGGWSGGSPTNAIEAYDARADRWVNVTCEEESPRAYHGAAYLKGYVYIIGGFDSVDYFNSVKRFDPVKKTWHQVAPMHSRRCYVSVTVLSNFIYAMGGFDGYVRLNTAERYEPETNQWTLIAPMHEQRSDASATTLYGKVYICGGFNGNECLFTAEVYNTESNQWTVIAPMRSRRSGIGVIAYGEHVYAVGGFDGANRLRSAEAYSPVANTWRTIPTMFNPRSNFGIEVVDDLLFVVGGFNGFTTTFNVECYDEKTDEWYDAHDMSIYRSALSCCVVPGLANVGEYAARRDNFTGLALRDEVKYSASTSTLPV, encoded by the exons ATGGAGATGGAGAGCACGGCGGCCTCCACTCGGTTCCACCAGCCTCACATGGAGAGGAAGATGAGCGCGATGACCTGTGAGATCTTCAATGAACTTCGGCTAGAGGGCAAGCTCTGCGACGTGGTCATCAAGGTCAATGGCTTTGAGTTCAATGCCCACAAGAACATCCTCTGTAGCTGCAGTTCCTATTTTAG agcttTGTTTACAAGTGGCTGGAACAACACTGAGAAGAAGGTATACAACATTCCTGGCATTTCCCCTGATATGATGAAGCTAATTATTGAATATGCATACACCCGGACCGTGCCTATCACCCCGGACAACGTGGAGAAGCTGCTGGCTGCTGCAGACCAATTTAACATCATGGGTATTGTTAGGGGTTGCTGTGAGTTCCTCAAGTCGGAGCTGTGTCTGGATAATTGTATCGGCATCTGCAAGTTCACGGACTACTACTATTGCCCTGAGCTGAGGCAGAAGGCCTACATGTTCATACTGCACAACTTCGAGGAGATGGTGAAAGTCTCAGCAGAGTTTCTAGAGCTCTCGGTCACTGAACTTAAGGATATCATTGAGAAAGATGAGCTCAACGTCAAACAGGAAGATGCTGTATTTGAGGCCATTTTAAAGTGGATTTCCCATGACCCCCAAAATAGGAAGCAGCACATTTCAGTTTTACTTCCTAAG GTTCGCCTGGCCCTAATGCATGCCGAGTACTTCATGAACAATGTTAAGATGAATGACTATGTCAAAGATAGCGAGGAATGCAAGCCAGTCATCATTAATGCCCTGAAGGCCATGTATGATCTAAACATGAACGGACCCTCCAATTCTGACTTCACCAACCCACTCACCAGGCCCCGCCTGCCCTATGCCATCCTATTTGCAATTGGTGGCTGGAGTGGTGGGAGCCCCACCAATGCCATTGAGGCATATGATGCTCGGGCAGACAGATGGGTGAATGTCACTTGCGAGGAAGAGAGTCCTCGTGCCTATCATGGGGCAGCCTATTTGAAAGGCTACGTTTATATCATTGGGGGGTTCGATAGTGTAGACTACTTCAATAGTGTAAAGCGTTTTGATCCAGTTAAGAAAACTTGGCACCAAGTGGCCCCGATGCACTCCAGACGTTGCTATGTCAGCGTGACAGTCCTCAGCAATTTTATATACGCCATGGGAGGATTCGACGGCTACGTGCGTCTCAATACTGCTGAGCGTTATGAGCCAGAGACCAATCAATGGACACTCATCGCCCCCATGCATGAACAAAGGAGCGATGCCAGCGCCACGACACTCTATGGGAAG GTCTACATATGTGGTGGgtttaatggaaatgaatgccTGTTTACAGCAGAAGTGTACAACACTGAGAGTAATCAGTGGACAGTCATAGCACCCATGAGAAGCAGGAGGAGTGGAATAGGTGTAATTGCTTATGGGGAACACGTATATGCG GTAGGTGGTTTTGATGGAGCTAATCGACTTAGGAGTGCAGAAGCCTACAGCCCAGTGGCTAATACTTGGCGTACAATCCCCACTATGTTTAATCCACGTAGCAATTTTGGCATCGAAGTAGTGGATGACCTCTTGTTTGTGGTAGGTGGCTTTAATGGCTTTACCACCACCTTTAATGTTGAGTGCTATGATGAAAAGACCGACGAGTGGTATGACGCTCATGACATGAGTATATACCGCAGTGCTCTGAGCTGCTGTGTGGTACCAGGGCTGGCCAATGTTGGGGAATATGCAGCTAGACGGGACAACTTCACAGGATTAGCACTGCGAGATGAAGTAAAGTATTCCGCTTCGACAAGTACCCTACCTGTATGA
- the Nt5c3b gene encoding 7-methylguanosine phosphate-specific 5'-nucleotidase isoform X1: MAEEVSTLKKATVRMRQPGRVLEIVGALRRGGGERLQVISDFDMTLSRFSYNGKRCPSSYNILDNSKIISEECRKELTALYHHYYPIEIDPHRSIKEKLPHMVEWWTKAHNLLCQQRIQKRQIAQVVGESTAMLREGYKTFFNTLYRNNIPLFIFSAGIGDILEEIIRQMKVFHPNIHIVSNYMDFNEDGFLQGFKGQLIHTYNKNSSACQNSSYFQQLQGKTNILLLGDSMGDLTMADGVPGVENILKIGFLNDKVEEQRQRYLESYDVVLEKDETLDVVNGLLQHILSQGDLMEMQDS, encoded by the exons ATGGCGGAAGAG GTGAGCACCCTGAAGAAGGCCACGGTCCGGATGCGGCAGCCCGGGCGGGTGCTGGAGATCGTGGGCGCGCTCCGCAGGGGCGGGGGCGAGCGACTGCAG GTGATTTCTGATTTTGACATGACCTTGAGCAGGTTTTCATATAATGGAAAGCGATGCCCTTCTTCTTACA ATATTCTGGATAACAGCAAGATCATCAGTGAGGAGTGTCGGAAAGAG CTCACTGCGCTATATCACCACTACTACCCAATTGAGATTGACCCACACCGATCCATCAAAGAGAAGTTGCCTCATATGGTAGAATG GTGGACCAAAGCGCACAACCTCCTGTGTCAGCAGAGGATTCAGAAGCGTCAGATAGCGCAGGTGGTCGGGGAGTCCACCGCGATGCTCAG GGAGGGGTATAAGACATTCTTCAACACACTCTATCGTAACAACATTCCGCTGTTCATCTTTTCTGCGGGCATTGGCGATATCCTGGAAGAAATTATCCGACAGATGAAAGTGTTCCACCCCAACATCcacattgtgtctaactacatggATTTTAATGAAGAT GGTTTTCTACAGGGATTCAAGGGCCAGCTCATACACACCTACAATAAGAACAGTTCCGCGTGTCAGAACTCCAGTTACTTCCAGCAGCTTCAGGGCAAAACCAACATCCTTCTGCTTGGAGACTCCATGGGGGACCTCACTATGGCCGATGGGGTTCCTGGAGTAGAGAACATTCTCAAGATTGGCTTCCTAAACGATAAG GTGGAGGAGCAGCGGCAGCGCTACCTGGAGTCCTATGACGTCGTGCTGGAGAAGGACGAGACCCTGGATGTGGTGAACGGGCTGCTGCAGCACATCCTGTCCCAGGGGGACCTCATGGAGATGCAAGACTCCTGA
- the Nt5c3b gene encoding 7-methylguanosine phosphate-specific 5'-nucleotidase isoform X2 codes for MTLSRFSYNGKRCPSSYNILDNSKIISEECRKELTALYHHYYPIEIDPHRSIKEKLPHMVEWWTKAHNLLCQQRIQKRQIAQVVGESTAMLREGYKTFFNTLYRNNIPLFIFSAGIGDILEEIIRQMKVFHPNIHIVSNYMDFNEDGFLQGFKGQLIHTYNKNSSACQNSSYFQQLQGKTNILLLGDSMGDLTMADGVPGVENILKIGFLNDKVEEQRQRYLESYDVVLEKDETLDVVNGLLQHILSQGDLMEMQDS; via the exons ATGACCTTGAGCAGGTTTTCATATAATGGAAAGCGATGCCCTTCTTCTTACA ATATTCTGGATAACAGCAAGATCATCAGTGAGGAGTGTCGGAAAGAG CTCACTGCGCTATATCACCACTACTACCCAATTGAGATTGACCCACACCGATCCATCAAAGAGAAGTTGCCTCATATGGTAGAATG GTGGACCAAAGCGCACAACCTCCTGTGTCAGCAGAGGATTCAGAAGCGTCAGATAGCGCAGGTGGTCGGGGAGTCCACCGCGATGCTCAG GGAGGGGTATAAGACATTCTTCAACACACTCTATCGTAACAACATTCCGCTGTTCATCTTTTCTGCGGGCATTGGCGATATCCTGGAAGAAATTATCCGACAGATGAAAGTGTTCCACCCCAACATCcacattgtgtctaactacatggATTTTAATGAAGAT GGTTTTCTACAGGGATTCAAGGGCCAGCTCATACACACCTACAATAAGAACAGTTCCGCGTGTCAGAACTCCAGTTACTTCCAGCAGCTTCAGGGCAAAACCAACATCCTTCTGCTTGGAGACTCCATGGGGGACCTCACTATGGCCGATGGGGTTCCTGGAGTAGAGAACATTCTCAAGATTGGCTTCCTAAACGATAAG GTGGAGGAGCAGCGGCAGCGCTACCTGGAGTCCTATGACGTCGTGCTGGAGAAGGACGAGACCCTGGATGTGGTGAACGGGCTGCTGCAGCACATCCTGTCCCAGGGGGACCTCATGGAGATGCAAGACTCCTGA